In one Arachis duranensis cultivar V14167 chromosome 9, aradu.V14167.gnm2.J7QH, whole genome shotgun sequence genomic region, the following are encoded:
- the LOC110274993 gene encoding uncharacterized protein LOC110274993, whose amino-acid sequence MVAAATTTETHIHDHNFKGVQNQRVVQLCLQEHHHHPTTRTIHLQFHCAKASCEELDGWFTFHNRSLGTRCSLSLHHFDAHDNDFGHGFDIGNVMQQCFTGAVLNDNNGVLAPMWNQLLCDPSSPNSQDENPKNEETPIMSPFSRRDQGTQMSPPESESDANSSSISAMDQKNGYSGIEVRDVEVDSKATVIRWPKGHATKLTSFQESNSEIQTSCSDIAKSTMDITKIQKEEAKIVAWESQQKAKAEATIRKLEMKLEKKRLSSMDKILNKLRRAQMKAEKMRSSIAMPQKQEQGQQGKQNSKPLKVFSLPNYIRLWSPSRCFSTNDH is encoded by the exons ATGgtagcagcagcaacaacaacagaaACTCATATTCACGATCACAACTTCAAAGGCGTCCAAAATCAAAGAGTGGTCCAATTATGCCTCCAggaacatcatcatcatcctacTACTCGAACTATTCACCTACAATTCCACTGCGCCAAGGCTTCTTGTGAGGAACTTGATGGTTGGTTCACCTTTCACAACAGGAGTCTTGGCACCAgatgctctctctctcttcatcattttgatgcgCATGACAATGATTTTGGTCACGGTTTTGACATCGGCAATGTTATGCAACAATGTTTTACTGGTGCGGTGCTCAATGACAATAATGGTGTTCTGGCTCCCATGTGGAATCAATTGTTATGTGACCCATCTTCGCCTAATTCTCAAG ATGAGAACCCTAAGAATGAGGAGACCCCCATAATGTCACCTTTCTCAAGACGTGACCAGGGTACCCAGATGAGCCCTCCAGAGAGTGAGTCCGATGCGAATTCATCGTCGATATCAGCCATGGATCAGAAAAATGGATATTCTGGTATAGAGGTTAGAGATGTTGAGGTTGATAGTAAGGCCACTGTTATTAGATGGCCTAAAGGTCATGCAACAAAGCTCACCTCCTTTCAAGAAAGTAatagtgaaattcaaacttcaTGTTCAGATATTGCAAAGTCCACCATGGACATAACCAA GATTCAGAAAGAGGAAGCCAAAATCGTTGCATGGGAAAGCCAACAGAAGGCAAAGGCTGAAGCAACAATACGCAAACTCGAG ATGAAACTGGAAAAGAAGAGATTGTCATCAATGGATAAGATTCTAAACAAGCTGAGAAGGGCGCAGATGAAAGCTGAAAAGATGAGAAGTTCAATAGCAATGCCTCAAAAACAAGAACAAGGACAACAAGGCAAGCAGAATTCCAAGCCTCTCAAGGTTTTTTCATTACCAAATTATATTCGGTTATGGTCTCCAAGCAGATGCTTTAGCACTAATGATCACTGA